In Nocardioides sp. W7, the genomic stretch CACATTTTCCGGATGAAACCCCTCGACAGGGCTTGACGAGGGTGAATGTTAGCGCTCACACTCGTCCATCAGTGACACCGGTCACAGGGTGAGAGCCCGTCGATCTGGAGGAAGACCAGTGCTGAAGAAGACTCTGATCGCCGCGAGCGCGATCTCCCTGAGCGCCTTCGCGCTCACCGCCTGCGGGGGCGACTCGGACAGCGACAGCAAGGGCGAAGACAGCGGCGGTGCGATCACCATGGGCTTCGCCCAGGTCGGTGCCGAGAGTGGTTGGCGCACCGCCAACACCAAGTCCATCGAGGAGTCGGCCGACGCCGAGGGTGTCGACCTGAAGTTCACCGACGCCCAGGGCAAGCAGGAGAACCAGATCCAGGCGATCCGGTCCTACATCCAGCAGAAGGTCGACGTCATCGCCTTCAGCCCGGTCGTCGAGACCGGCTGGGACGCCGTCCTGCAGGAGGCCAAGGCCGCCAACATCCCGGTGATCCTCACCGACCGCGCGGTCGACTCCGAGGACACCTCCCTCTACAAGACCTTCCTCGGCTCCGACTTCGTCGTCGAGGGCGAGAAGGCCGGCCAGTGGCTGGTCGACAACGCGGCCGACTCCGACACCAATGGCGACGGCAAGATCAACGTCGTCCAGCTGGAGGGGACCACCGGTGCGGCCCCGGCGATCGACCGCGCGGAGGGCTTCGCCTCGACCACCGGCTCGGAACCCACCATCGAGGTCACCGCCTCGCAGACCGGCGACTTCACCCGCGACGGCGGCAAGCAGGTCATGGAGTCCTTCCTGCAGTCCGACGACACGATCGACGTCGTCTACGCCCACAACGACGACATGGGCCTGGGGGCGATCGAGGCGATCGAGGCGGCCGGCAAGAAGCCCGGCGTGGACATCAAGATCATCACTGTCGACGCCGTCAAGGACGGGATGACCGCCCTCGCCGAGGGCAAGATCAACTTCATCGTCGAGTGCAACCCGCTGCTCGGTCCGCAGCTGATGGACCTGGCCGAGAAGGTCGTCGCCGGCGAGGAGGTCGAGCCCCGTGTCCTCACCGAGGAGGGCACCTTCGACCAGGAGCAGGCCAAGGCCGCCCTCCCGGACCGCCAGTACTGAGCAGCACTGCTGCTCCAGGTCGCCCACCGACCACGTCCCTCACGTGACGCCCGATGCCGTCGGGCCCGTCCGGTCGCCGCCGGACGGGCCCGGCGACGCACGCGAGGCAGACCCACCAGCAGGGAGGAACGAGATGACGCAGACGGACGTCCAGTCCTCGGAGACGGGCGCCGCCGGTTCGGCCCCCGTGATCGAGATGCGGGACATCTCGATCACCTTCGGCAGCGTCCGGGCGCTCAGCGAGGTGTCGCTGCGCCTCTACCCCGGCGAGGTGCACGCCCTGATGGGTGAGAACGGCGCCGGCAAATCCACCCTGATCAAGGCGCTCACCGGCGTCTACACGATCGACGCGGGCACCGTCCTGGTCGAGGGCGAGGCGCACAGCTTCTCCTCGCCGGCCGCCTCGCAGGCCGCCGGCATCAGCACGGTCTACCAGGAGGTCAACCTGGTGCCGAACCTGACCGTCGCCGAGAACATGCTGCTCGGCCGCGAGCCGCGACGCTTCGGCGCCATCAACGTCCGGGCCATGAACCGCCGGGCGCGCGAGACCCTCGAGGGCCTCGGGCTCGACATCGATCCCTCCTCGGTCCTCGGGGCGCACCCGATCGCGGTCCAGCAGCTGGTCGCGATCGCCCGGGCCGTCGACGTCGACGCGCGGGTGCTGATCCTCGACGAGCCCACCTCCAGCCTCGACGCCGACGAGGTGACGAAGCTGTTCGAGGTGATGCGCCGCCTGCGCGACCAGGGCGTCGCCATCGTCTTCGTCTCCCACTTCCTGGACCAGGTCTACGAGATCTCCGACCGGATGACCATCCTGCGCAACGGCCGCCTGGTCGAGGAGCGGATGGTCTCCGAGACCAGCCAGCTGGAGCTGGTCAAGCTGATGATCGGCCGGGAGCTGGAGGCGCTCGAGCGCCTGGAGCGGGAGCCCCCGAACACCGACGCCGAGGTCGGCACCCCGGTCGTGAAGGCGCTCGGCATCGGTCGCAAGGGGTCGCTGCAGGCCACCGACCTGGAGCTGTTCGAGGGCGAGGTCGTCGGCATCGCCGGCCTGCTCGGCTCCGGGCGGACCGAGCTGGCCCGGCTGCTCTACGGCGCCGACACCGTCGACACCGGCGAGCTGAGGTTCAAGTCCGAGCGTCGTCGGCTGCGCAGTCCCCGGCACGCGATCGACCGCAAGATCGCCTTCTCCAGCGAGGACCGCAAGGCCGAGGGCGTGGTCGGCGACCTGACCGTCGCCGACAACATGCTGCTGGCGCTGCAGGCCTCCCGCGGCTGGCTGCGTCCGATCCCGCAGGCCACCCGCACCAGGATCGTCGAGCAGTACGTCGAGGCGCTCGACATCCGCCCCGCCGACCCGACCGCGCTGATGCGCAACCTCTCCGGCGGCAACCAGCAGAAGGTGCTGCTGGCCCGGTGGCTGATCACCGAGCCCGAGGTGCTCATCCTCGACGAGCCCACCCGCGGCATCGACATCGGCGCCAAGGCGCAGATCCAGGCCAAAGTCGCCGAGCTCGCGGCCGCGGGGCTCTCGGTCGTCTTCATCTCCGCCGAGCTGGAGGAGGTGCTGCGGCTGAGCGACCGCCTCGTCGTGATGCGCGACCGCCGCAAGATCGCCGAGCGCCCGAACCACGACGTCAGCGTCAGCGACGTCCTCGAGATCATCGCGGGCGAGACCCGCGAGGAGGAGGCTCCCCGTGCCTGAGTCCTCGACCCTCGTCCAGCGGGCGCTGCGCCACCAGCTGCTGTGGCCGCTGCTGGCCCTGGTCGCCCTGCTCGTCGTCAACGTCGTCGCGACACCGACGTTCCTCAACATCCGGATGCAGGACGGCCACCTCTACGGCAACGTCGTCGACATCGTGCGCAACAGCGCCCCGGTGCTGCTCGTCGCCCTCGGCATGACCCTGGTCATCGCCACCCGCGGCATCGACCTCTCGGTCGGCGCGATCGCCGCGATCGCCGGCGCGGTGGCCTGCACCCGGATCGTCGGGGCCGGCGACGAGGGCGCCCTGGTCACCGCGGTGATGGCGTCGACGTACGCCGTCGTGGTCTGCGTCGTGCTCGGTGCCTGGAACGGCTTCCTGGTCTCCGTGCTCGGCATCCAGCCGATCATCGCGACCCTGATCCTGATGGTCGCCGGCCGCGGCATCTCGATGGCCGTCACCGACGGCCAGATCACCACGGTCAACAACGGCCACTTCAGCGACCTGGCATCCGGCTTCGTGCTCACCCTGCCGCTGGCCTTCATCATCGCGCTCGGGGTCTTCGCGCTCACCGCCCTGCTCACCCGTCGTACGGCGCTCGGGATGCTCATCGAGGCGGTCGGGATCAACCCGGAGGCCAGCCGCCTGGCCGGCGTCCGGGCGCGCACCATCATCTGGACCGTCTACGCCTTCTCCGGCCTGTGCGCGGGGATCGCCGGCCTGGTCATCGCGGCCAACACCAACTCGGTGAACGCCAACAGCCTCGGCCTGTGGATCGAGCTGGACGCCATCCTCGCCGTGGTCATCGGCGGTACGTCGCTGGCCGGCGGCCGGTTCTCGTTGACCGGCACCCTGATCGGCGCGCTGTTCATCGCGACCCTGGCCCGCACGATCCCCAACATCGGGATCCCCTCCGAGATCAACTACCTGTTCAAGGCGATCGTCGTGATCGCCGTCTGCCTCCTCCAGTCGCCGAAGGCGCGCGCCGTGTTCCGCGTCCGCCGGTCCGGCCCCGCCGCTCCCGTTCTCGTGAAGGCAGGTACCGCACGATGAGCGCCGCCACCGTCCCCACCTCGTCGACCTGGGACCGCGTCAGGGGTTACAGCCCGCCCTCGCGCTACCTGCCGGTGCTCGCGACCCTCGCCCTCTTCATCGGGCTCTTCGGCGTCGGCAGCGTCCGCTACGAAGGCTTCGGAGACGCGCAGGTGCTGCTCAGCCTGCTGATCGACAACGCCTTCCTGATCGTGCTCGCCGTCGGCATGACGTTCGTGATCCTGACCGGAGGCATCGACCTCTCGGTCGGCTCGGTCGTCGCGCTCTCGACGATGATCGCCGCCAAGACGCTGCAGCTGGGCTGGCCGCCGTACCTCTCGATCGCAGCGGTGCTCGCCACCGGAACCCTGATGGGTCTGCTCATGGGCCTGCTCATCCACTACTTCGACATCCAGCCGTTCATCGCCACCTTGGCGGGGCTGTTCCTGGCCCGGGGGCTGACCTACCTGATCAGCGTCGAGTCGATCTCGATCAGCGACGAGACCTTCACCCAGCTGGCGTTCAGGACCGTCTACTTCGGCGAGTACTACCTGCGCTGGACGGCGATCATCGCGCTGGTCGTGGTCGCGGTCGCGGCGTACGTCCTGGCCCGCACCCGATTCGGCCGCACCGTCTACGCCATCGGAGGCAGCGAGAGCTCAGCGATGCTGATGGGCCTCCGGGTGGCGTTCACCAAGGTCGGCGTCTACGTCATCAGCGGCTTCTGCGCGTCGCTCGCCGGGCTGCTGTTCTCGCTCTACATCCTCTCCGGCAACAGCCTGCACGCGGTCGGCATGGAGCTGGACGCGATCGCCGCGGTGGTCATCGGCGGCACCCTGCTCACGGGTGGGCGGGGGTACGTCGTCGGCTCGCTGCTCGGCGTTCTCGTCCTCGGGATCATCAAGACCCTGATCTCCTTCGACGGGACCCTGAGCTCCTACTGGATCCGGATCATCACCGGGATCCTGCTGCTGGCCTTCGTCGTCGTCCAGCGCTTCGCCACGCGGCGGCAGCCGTGACCGAGACCGCGCCACGCCCGCCGGCCGACCGGACGCCGGTGATGGCCGACGTCGCCCGGCTGGCCGGCGTCTCCCACCAGACCGTCTCGCGGGTGGTCAACGGCCAGAGCAACCTGCGCCCGGCGACCCGCGAGAAGGTCCTGCAGGCGATCCGCCAGCTCGGCTACCGGCCCAACAGCGCCGCACGTGCCCTGGTGACCCGCCGCTCGGCGACGATCGGGGTGATCGGTTCGAAGGCGGGCTACTGGGGCCCGAGCACGGTGCACCGCACCATCCAGGCGGCGGGCCGCGAGGCCGGCTACTACGTCAGCTCGGCCAACCTGCAGAGCCTGAACCGCGAGGATCTCCTCGACGCGATCAGCCATCTGCGCGACCAGAGCGTCGAGGCGATCGTGCTGATCGGCGGCACCGACGACGCGCTCGAGGTCGCCCGGGCCCAGGAGGACCTCGGGACCCCGGTCGTCGTGGTCGAGGGCGACGACGCCAAGACCCGCTGGACCGTCGGTGTCGACCAGGTCGCCGGCGCCGAGCTCGGCACCAGCCTGCTCCTCGAGCTGGGCCACACCGAGATCCTGCACCTCGCCGGGCCGCCGTCGTGGGCCGAGAGCCGCTCGCGGCTCCTCGGCTGGCGGAACGCGATGTCCGCCGCCGGACTGCGGCCCTCGCCGTACGTCGAGGGTGACTGGTCGGCGCGCAGCGGCTACCTGGCCGGACTCGAGATCGCCCGCAGCGACGACGTCACCGCGGTCTTCTGCGCCAACGACCAGATGGCGCTGGGCCTGCTGCGGGCGCTGTCGGAGCGCGGTCGGTCGGTCCCGGGCGACGTGAGCGTGGTCGGCTTCGACGACATCCCCGAGGCGGCGTACCTCATCCCGCCCCTGTCCACGGTCCGCCAGGACTTCACCGAGGTCGGCCGCCGGGTCATCGAGCTCATCCAGGCGGCCCTCGCCGGCGAGCCCGGCCCCGAGCGGCTGATCAGCCCCGAGCTCGTGGTCCGGGCCAGCAGCGGCCCGCCCCCGACCCGTTCGAAGAAGAGGAACTGACCATGTCCGAGCAGTACGTGGTGGGTGTCGACTTCGGCACGCTGTCGGGCCGGGCCGTCGTCGTCCGGGTCTCCGACGGCGCCGAGCTCGGCACCGGCGTCCACGAGTACCCCCACGCCGTCCTCGAGGAGCGGCTGCCCGACGGCCGCAGCCTGCCGCCGGACTGGGCGCTGCAGGTGCCCGAGGACTACCGCGAGGTGCTGCGGGTCGCCGTGCCGGCGGCGGTCGCGGCGGCCGGGATCGACCCGGCCGACGTGGTCGGCGTCGCCACCGACTTCACCGCCTGCACGATGGTGCCCTGCCTCGCCGACGGCACCCCGTTGGTCGAGGCCGGGTACGCCGACCGACCGCACGCCTACGTCAAGCTCTGGAAGCACCACGCCGCGCAGCCGCAGGCCGACCGGATCAACCACCTGGCCGAGGAGCGCGGGGAGGCGTGGCTGCCGCGGTACGGCGGGCTGATCTCCTCGGAGTGGGAGTTTGCGAAGGGCCTGGAGCTCTTCGAGGGGGACCGCGACCTCTACGACCTGACGGACCGCTGGGTCGAGGCCGCGGACTGGATCGTGTGGCAGCTGTGCGGGAGCTACGTCCGCAACGCCTGCACCGCGGGCTACAAGGGCCAGCTCCAGGACGGCGCCTACCCGAGCGTCGACTACCTGGAGGCGCTGGCTCCCGGCTTCGGCGGCTTCGTCGAGGAAAAGCTGGAGCACCGGATCGGCCAGCTCGGCGAGCGGGCCGGCACCCTGACCGCGGAGGCTGCGAGCTGGACCGGGCTGCCCGAGGGCATCGCGGTCGCGGTCGGCAACATCGACGCGCACGTCACCGCACCGGCGGCACAGGCGGTCCGAGCGGGGCAGCTGGTCGCGATCATGGGCACCTCCACCTGTCACGTGATGAGCGCCGACGTGCTCCGGGAGGTTCCCGGGATGTGCGGCGTCGTCGACGGCGGCATCATCGCCGGCTCCTGGGGCTACGAGGCCGGGCAGAGCGGGGTCGGCGACATCTTCGGCTGGTTCGTGAAGCACGGAGTGCCGGCGTCGTACGCCGAGGCCGCGGCCGCCGAAGGCGAGTCCCTGCACGAGCACCTGACCCGGCTCTCAGCGACCCAGGAGGTCGGTGAGCACGGCCTGGTCGCGCTGGACTGGCACTCCGGCAACCGCTCGGTGCTGGTCGACCACGAGCTCTCGGGCCTCGTGGTCGGCCAGACTCTGGCCACCCGGCCGGAGGACGTCTACCGCGCGCTGCTGGAGGCCACCGCGTTCGGCACCCGGGTGATCGTGGAGACCTTCCGCGACAGCGGGGTCCCGGTCGAGGAGTTCATCGTCGCCGGCGGGCTGGCCCGCAACGCCCTGCTGATGCAGACCTACGCCGACGTCACCCGGCTGCCGCTGTCGATCATCGACTCCGAGCAGGGTCCGGCCCTGGGCTCGGCCATCCACGCCGCCGTCGCGGCCGGCAGCTACCCGGACGTCCCGACCGCGGCCAAGTCGATGGGCAAGGTGCGGGCCTCGGTCTACCTGCCCGACGAGGCCCGAGCGCAGGCCTACGACCGGCTCTTCGAGATCTACCTCGACCTGCACGACCACTTCGGTCGTCGTACCACCACGATGCGTCGGCTCAAGGCGCTGCGCCGCGCTGCCGTCGCCCGAAGGGAGTCCTGACCATGACCGCGGTGACCGACGTCGCCGACACCATCGCCACGCTGCGCCGCGAGGTCTGCACCCTGCACGAGCAGCTCACGCGCTACCGGCTGGTGGTGTGGACGGCCGGCAACGTCTCGGCGCGGGTGCCGGGCCACGACCTGCTGGTCATCAAGCCGTCCGGGGTGTCGTACGACGAGCTGACGCCCGAGAACATGGTCGTCTGCGACCTCCGCGGCCGGGTCGTCGAGGGCGAGCACGCCCCGTCGTCGGACACCGAGGCGCAGGCCTACGTCTACCGCGAGCTGCCGGACGTCGGCGGTGTGGTGCACACGCACTCGACGTACGCCACCGCGTGGGCCAGTCGCGGCGAGCCGGTGCCGTGCGTGCTGACGATGGCCGCCGACGAGTTCGGCGGGGACATCCCGGTCGGGCCGTTCGCGATCATCGGCGACGACTCCATCGGCCGCGGGATCGTCGAGACCCTGCGGGGGAGCCGGTCGCCCGCCGTGCTGATGCGGAACCACGGCGTCTTCACCGTCGGCCCGACCGCCAGGTCGGCGGTCAAGGCCGCGGTGATGTGCGAGGACGTCGCCCGCACCGTCCACGTCGCGCGGCAGCTCGGCACGCCCCTGCCCATCGACCAGACCGACATCGACTCGCTCCACGACCGCTACCAGAACGTCTACGGCCAGCGCTGACCTCAGCCGCCGGTCCCGCCCCGAACGGAAGGCCTCCCCTCCCATGACCACCCCGTCGTCCAGCACGTCCGCCCCCACGCCGGAGGTCTGGTTCCTCACCGGGAGCCAGTCGCTCTACGGGCCCGAGACCCTCGACCAGGTCGCCGCCCAGTCGCAGGGGATCGTCGAGCGTCTCCAGGTCACCGCCGGCCTGCCGGTCACGGTCGTCTGGAAGCCGGTGCTGCTGGACGCAGCCTCGATCCACCGCCAGATGCTGGAGGTCAACAGCGCGCCGCACTGCGTGGGCGTGGTCGCCTGGATGCACACCTTCTCGCCGGCCAAGATGTGGATCGCCGGGCTCGACGCGCTCCAGAAGCCGCTGCTCCACCTGCACACCCAGGCCGGCATGGAGCTGCCGTGGTCGACGATCGACATGGACTTCATGAACCTCAACCAGGCCGCCCACGGCGATCGGGAGTTCGGCTACATCCAGTCGCGGCTCGGCGTGCCCCGCAAGACCGTGGCCGGCCACGTCGACTCCCCGGTCGTGGCCGCCCGGATCGGGCAGTGGGCCCGCGCCGCCGTCGGCCGCCGCGAGCTGCGCCAGCTGAGGCTGGCGCGCTTCGGCGACAACATGCGCGACGTCGCGGTCACCGAGGGCGACAAGGTCGAGGCCCAGCTGCGCTTCGGGGTCTCGGTCAACACCTACGGCGTCAACGACCTGGTGGCCGTGGTCGACCAGGTCGCCGACAACGACGTCGACAAGCTCGTCACCGAGTACGCCGACACCTACGCCGTCGCGCCCGAGCTGCTCCCGGGCGCGGAGCGGCACGACTCCCTGCGGTACGGCGCCCGCCTCGAGCTCGGCCTGCGCGCCTTCCTCGCCGAGGGCGAGTTCGGTGCCTTCACCACCAACTTCGAGGACCTCGGCGGCCTGCGTCAGCTCCCCGGCCTGGCCGTGCAGCGGCTGATGGCCGACGGCTTCGGCTTCGGCGGCGAGGGCGACTGGAAGACCTCGGTGCTGCTGCGCGGCATGAAGGTGATGGCCGCCGGGCTGCCGGGTGGCACCTCGTTCATGGAGGACTACACCTACCACCTGGTCCCGGGGGAGGAGAAGATCCTCGGGGCGCACATGCTCGAGGTCTGCCCGACGATCAGCACCGCCCGGCCGTCGCTGGAGGTCCACCCGCTCGCCATCGGGGGGCGCGAGGACCCGGTCCGGCTCCGGTTCACCGCCGACCCCGGCCCCGCCGTGGTCGCCGGCCTCTGCGACCTGGGCGACCGGTTCCGGCTGACGGTCAACGAGATCGACGTCGTCGAGCCCGACGAGGCGCTCCCGCACCTGCCCGTGGCGTGCGCGGTCTGGAAGCCCCGGCCCTCGCTGTCCACGTCGGCGGAGTCGTGGCTGATGGCCGGGGCGCCCCACCACACGGTGCTGTCGAAGGCGGTCGGGGTCGAGGTGCTCGAGGACTTCGCGGAGATGACCGGCACCGAGCTGCTCGTCATCGACGCCGACACCACGACCCGCTCCTTCCAGCGCGAGCTGCGCTGGAACGCTGCCTACCACCGGCTCGCCGCTCGGCTCTGACCTCGACCGCCGGTGGAGGGGCGGCGGTCTCAGAACAGCTCGGCCAGCATCGCCGCGGCACGTGCGGCGCCGTCGGTCTCGACCGGGCGCGCCGAGGACCCGGCGGCGAGCGCGTCGACCAGCGTCTGCGCGAGCAGGTCGGGATCGCACGCCTCCTCGTAGCCGAGGTGCCGGCCGGCGTCGTACTGCTCGAGGCGGTGGCGGACGTGCAGGTTCTGCTCGAAGTGCCGGCGCAGCGGCACGTAGACGAACGGGGTGCCGGCGGCGGTGAGCTCCATGCACGTCGTCAGCCCGCCCTGGACGACGGCGAGGTCGCACGCGGCGAGGTGCTCCTGCAGGCGGGGCACGTAGCCCCGCACCCGCACCCCGGTACGACGGGGCAGCGACGCCGGGTCGATCCGCGGGCCGCACACGACGAGGAAGCGGAGCTCGGGGAGCAGCCGGCGCGCGAGGGGTACGGCGTCCAGCACCCGGCGCAGCAGCGGACCGCCGACCCCCGAGCCGCCGACCGTCACGACGCAGACCCGGTGCTCGGGCCGGTAGCCGAGCGAGCGGCGCAGGGCGGCCCGCGCCGACCCGGACGGCGGCGCCGCGCCGGCGACGTACCCGGCGAAGTCGAACTCCTGCGAGGTCCACTCCCGGATGCCGGGCAGGCCGGGCCCGAAGTCGGCGGCGACGACGTCGTCGGGGTTGCCGACGAAGACCGAGCGGTCGCGCACCCAGGGGTAGCGGGCCCGGTGCTCGAGCATCTCGGCGTTGTAGTCGGCGGTGAGCCGGGCCTCGTCGGCGCCACCCTCGGGCATCGGCAGCCAGCCGACGAAGTCGGTGAGCCAGGCGAAGGGGAAGTGCTTGCGCTCGGGGTTCTCGTGCAGGAAGTGGTCGACGTCCCAGGCCTCGTCGCCGACGACCAGGTCGTAGTGCTGCTCGCGCACCACCTCGTCGAAGACCATGAAGTTGTTGACGAGGATCTCGTCCATCCGCCGGATGGCCTGGAAGGCGTGCAGGTCGTGCTCGCCGGCCTCCTCCTCCAGGTGGGAGGACTCGTTGGCCAGCCACGCCGAGGCGGGGTGCACCCGCTCGCCGGCCCCCTCCAGCACGCGGGTGACCGGGTCCTGGGTCAGCCAGTCGACCTCGACGTCGGGGCGCAGCCGACGCAGCTCGGCCGCGATCGCGACGTCCCGGTAGGCGTGGCCGAGGCCGATCGGCGAGGACAGGTAGAGCACGCGGCGGCCGCGCCGCGGCGCGCGGACCCGGGTCCGGCTGACGGGCGGCGGCGGGCAGACCCGGTCGACGAACGTCCGCACCATCGTGTTCACGAGCACCGGCTCGCGCGCGGGCAGGCCGTGGCCGCCGCCCTCGACGACGACCAGGTCACCGCCGGTGAGCTCGGCCAGCCGCGCGCCGACCGCCGCCGACCGGATCCGGTCCTCGCTGCCGTGCAGCACCGTCACCGGGCACCGGACCTGCGCGCACAGCGGCTCCAGCGGCTCCAGCACCGCACCGTCCAGCCCGAGGCCCCCGGCGCGGGTGTCGACCAGCACCCGCGGGGCGATGGTCGAGGACCAGTCCAGGCAGTCCTCGATCTGCTTGGTGGAGTGCGGCTCGTGGAACATCCGGTCGAAGAAGAACTCCCGGAAGTCGTCCAGCCCGCCCTCCAGCCAGTGCCACTTGTTGTACTTCGCCCAGCCGCGGTCGGTGTCGTGCCGCGCGTCCCAGGCGTACCGCTCCCGCTCGGGCTGGGCGACGGCGAGCCCGCAGGACGCGCCGATCGCGAAGATCCCGAGCACCCGGTCGGGGTGCCGGGCCGCGACGTGCACCGACCAGGACGCGCCGCAGGAGAGCGCCACCAGCACCGCCGAGTCGGTCCCGGTGGCGTCCAGGACCGCGACGGCGTCCTCGGCGAACTCGCGGTCGGCGTACGCCGCCGCCCCGGCCGGTCGCCCCGAGCAGCCGCTCCCGCGGCCGTCGAAGGTGACCACCCGGTGGTGGCGGGCCAGGTAGGGCACCTGCGCCTTCCACGCCCGGGAGCTGACGATCGACCAGGTCGGCATCAGCAGCACGGTCACCGGACCGTCGCCGTACACCTCCCACGCCAGCGGTACGCCGGCGCGCACGACCGTGCCCGTGTGATCGGGCAGGCAGGCCCGGCCGCGATCGGCCGGGAGCACCTCGTCGGGACGGGGCTCCTCCGTCATGGTCACCATGGTGCTCCTCCTCGCGGTCCCCGGGCAGCCGTCAGGGACGGACCTCGAACACGTTGTTGAACGGCGTCTGCGCGACCAGCCGGAACCGGCTGAACCCGCCGGCCGTGACGACGTCGCGGATCCTGGCCGGGCCCGCCTGGGTGCCGAGCGCGAGCCCGACGTCCTGGGCGAGCGAGGTGGGCGTGCACAACAGCGTCGAGAAGCCGTAGTAGGCCCGTCCGACCGGGTTCAGGTTGTCCTCGACGCGGTCGCCGGCGGCCGGCTCGACGATCATCCAGGTCCCGTCGTCGCCGAGCAGGCCGCGGATGTGCCGGGCCGCGCCGACGGGGTCGCCCATGTCGTGCAGGCAGTCGAACGTCGTGACCAGGTCGAAGCCCGCCCCGTCGACGGCCTGTGCGGGCTCGGTCACGAACTCGGTGTTGGTGAGCCCGGCGTCGCTCGCCCGCTCCCGCGCGGTCTCGATCGAGGCCCGGTGGTAGTCGGAGCCGACGAACCGGGACCCCGGGAAGGCCTGGGCCATCAGCACCGTCGAGGCGCCGTGCCCGCAGCCGACGTCGGCGACCCG encodes the following:
- a CDS encoding ABC transporter permease — its product is MPESSTLVQRALRHQLLWPLLALVALLVVNVVATPTFLNIRMQDGHLYGNVVDIVRNSAPVLLVALGMTLVIATRGIDLSVGAIAAIAGAVACTRIVGAGDEGALVTAVMASTYAVVVCVVLGAWNGFLVSVLGIQPIIATLILMVAGRGISMAVTDGQITTVNNGHFSDLASGFVLTLPLAFIIALGVFALTALLTRRTALGMLIEAVGINPEASRLAGVRARTIIWTVYAFSGLCAGIAGLVIAANTNSVNANSLGLWIELDAILAVVIGGTSLAGGRFSLTGTLIGALFIATLARTIPNIGIPSEINYLFKAIVVIAVCLLQSPKARAVFRVRRSGPAAPVLVKAGTAR
- a CDS encoding sugar ABC transporter ATP-binding protein, which codes for MTQTDVQSSETGAAGSAPVIEMRDISITFGSVRALSEVSLRLYPGEVHALMGENGAGKSTLIKALTGVYTIDAGTVLVEGEAHSFSSPAASQAAGISTVYQEVNLVPNLTVAENMLLGREPRRFGAINVRAMNRRARETLEGLGLDIDPSSVLGAHPIAVQQLVAIARAVDVDARVLILDEPTSSLDADEVTKLFEVMRRLRDQGVAIVFVSHFLDQVYEISDRMTILRNGRLVEERMVSETSQLELVKLMIGRELEALERLEREPPNTDAEVGTPVVKALGIGRKGSLQATDLELFEGEVVGIAGLLGSGRTELARLLYGADTVDTGELRFKSERRRLRSPRHAIDRKIAFSSEDRKAEGVVGDLTVADNMLLALQASRGWLRPIPQATRTRIVEQYVEALDIRPADPTALMRNLSGGNQQKVLLARWLITEPEVLILDEPTRGIDIGAKAQIQAKVAELAAAGLSVVFISAELEEVLRLSDRLVVMRDRRKIAERPNHDVSVSDVLEIIAGETREEEAPRA
- a CDS encoding LacI family DNA-binding transcriptional regulator; translated protein: MTETAPRPPADRTPVMADVARLAGVSHQTVSRVVNGQSNLRPATREKVLQAIRQLGYRPNSAARALVTRRSATIGVIGSKAGYWGPSTVHRTIQAAGREAGYYVSSANLQSLNREDLLDAISHLRDQSVEAIVLIGGTDDALEVARAQEDLGTPVVVVEGDDAKTRWTVGVDQVAGAELGTSLLLELGHTEILHLAGPPSWAESRSRLLGWRNAMSAAGLRPSPYVEGDWSARSGYLAGLEIARSDDVTAVFCANDQMALGLLRALSERGRSVPGDVSVVGFDDIPEAAYLIPPLSTVRQDFTEVGRRVIELIQAALAGEPGPERLISPELVVRASSGPPPTRSKKRN
- a CDS encoding ABC transporter substrate-binding protein, whose translation is MLKKTLIAASAISLSAFALTACGGDSDSDSKGEDSGGAITMGFAQVGAESGWRTANTKSIEESADAEGVDLKFTDAQGKQENQIQAIRSYIQQKVDVIAFSPVVETGWDAVLQEAKAANIPVILTDRAVDSEDTSLYKTFLGSDFVVEGEKAGQWLVDNAADSDTNGDGKINVVQLEGTTGAAPAIDRAEGFASTTGSEPTIEVTASQTGDFTRDGGKQVMESFLQSDDTIDVVYAHNDDMGLGAIEAIEAAGKKPGVDIKIITVDAVKDGMTALAEGKINFIVECNPLLGPQLMDLAEKVVAGEEVEPRVLTEEGTFDQEQAKAALPDRQY
- the araB gene encoding ribulokinase; amino-acid sequence: MSEQYVVGVDFGTLSGRAVVVRVSDGAELGTGVHEYPHAVLEERLPDGRSLPPDWALQVPEDYREVLRVAVPAAVAAAGIDPADVVGVATDFTACTMVPCLADGTPLVEAGYADRPHAYVKLWKHHAAQPQADRINHLAEERGEAWLPRYGGLISSEWEFAKGLELFEGDRDLYDLTDRWVEAADWIVWQLCGSYVRNACTAGYKGQLQDGAYPSVDYLEALAPGFGGFVEEKLEHRIGQLGERAGTLTAEAASWTGLPEGIAVAVGNIDAHVTAPAAQAVRAGQLVAIMGTSTCHVMSADVLREVPGMCGVVDGGIIAGSWGYEAGQSGVGDIFGWFVKHGVPASYAEAAAAEGESLHEHLTRLSATQEVGEHGLVALDWHSGNRSVLVDHELSGLVVGQTLATRPEDVYRALLEATAFGTRVIVETFRDSGVPVEEFIVAGGLARNALLMQTYADVTRLPLSIIDSEQGPALGSAIHAAVAAGSYPDVPTAAKSMGKVRASVYLPDEARAQAYDRLFEIYLDLHDHFGRRTTTMRRLKALRRAAVARRES
- the yjfF gene encoding galactofuranose ABC transporter, permease protein YjfF, yielding MSAATVPTSSTWDRVRGYSPPSRYLPVLATLALFIGLFGVGSVRYEGFGDAQVLLSLLIDNAFLIVLAVGMTFVILTGGIDLSVGSVVALSTMIAAKTLQLGWPPYLSIAAVLATGTLMGLLMGLLIHYFDIQPFIATLAGLFLARGLTYLISVESISISDETFTQLAFRTVYFGEYYLRWTAIIALVVVAVAAYVLARTRFGRTVYAIGGSESSAMLMGLRVAFTKVGVYVISGFCASLAGLLFSLYILSGNSLHAVGMELDAIAAVVIGGTLLTGGRGYVVGSLLGVLVLGIIKTLISFDGTLSSYWIRIITGILLLAFVVVQRFATRRQP
- a CDS encoding L-ribulose-5-phosphate 4-epimerase — translated: MTAVTDVADTIATLRREVCTLHEQLTRYRLVVWTAGNVSARVPGHDLLVIKPSGVSYDELTPENMVVCDLRGRVVEGEHAPSSDTEAQAYVYRELPDVGGVVHTHSTYATAWASRGEPVPCVLTMAADEFGGDIPVGPFAIIGDDSIGRGIVETLRGSRSPAVLMRNHGVFTVGPTARSAVKAAVMCEDVARTVHVARQLGTPLPIDQTDIDSLHDRYQNVYGQR